From one Deltaproteobacteria bacterium genomic stretch:
- a CDS encoding acyl-CoA carboxylase subunit beta produces the protein MRQKLAELKAERERVINLASPKAVERQHSRGKMTARERINFFYDPGTFVELGLFAKPRITGFDIDQQDLTGDGVITGYGSVKGRPVYGYAQDFTIAGGSQGTIHGKKTLRVMKQALKARVPCIHMIDSGGVRIQDAVTRDFNDSYQLYFYCHTISSGVIPQIGLLMGPCAAGAAYSPILTDFLIMVKKTSHMYIASPTLIKSVQFVDVTEEEIGGAKMHAEVSGCCDVLAENDEDCLQKCQELLSFLPSHNQEEPPIVPTGDDPNRRDEELLDVVPVDSKKWYDMHHVIQRIFDKGHFFEIKPDFAKNMITGFARLDGRSVGIVANNPKHKAGSIDINAADKEARFIRFCDCFNIPLIFLVDNPAYLPGVDQERGGIIRHGAKVLHAISEATVPKFTVYIRKAYGGGNPAMCGEPLGSDLLLAWPTTEMGLMNPEGAVNIIFRNEIAAAKNPEEVRARRLAEYKATFGRFPYHAAAMRWVEEIIDPRDTRRLLIQGLKLFSNKKDERPWKKHGNIPL, from the coding sequence CAGGCACTTTTGTAGAGCTGGGCCTTTTTGCCAAACCCCGGATCACCGGTTTCGATATTGATCAACAGGACTTAACCGGCGATGGGGTCATCACCGGGTATGGGAGTGTCAAGGGTCGCCCCGTTTATGGCTATGCCCAGGACTTCACTATCGCGGGGGGGAGCCAGGGTACGATTCATGGAAAAAAAACACTTCGGGTGATGAAGCAGGCTTTGAAAGCTCGGGTTCCCTGTATCCATATGATCGATTCCGGAGGGGTACGGATCCAGGATGCGGTGACCCGTGATTTTAATGACTCCTACCAACTTTACTTTTACTGTCACACGATCTCTTCCGGAGTGATCCCGCAAATCGGCCTTTTGATGGGTCCTTGTGCGGCCGGAGCCGCCTACTCCCCCATTCTGACGGATTTTCTCATCATGGTGAAAAAGACCAGCCACATGTACATTGCTTCCCCCACGCTGATCAAGTCGGTGCAGTTTGTAGATGTCACCGAAGAGGAAATTGGGGGAGCGAAGATGCATGCGGAGGTGAGCGGCTGTTGCGATGTCTTGGCCGAGAATGATGAGGATTGTTTGCAGAAATGCCAGGAGCTCTTGAGTTTTCTGCCTTCCCACAATCAAGAGGAACCGCCGATTGTCCCGACTGGCGATGACCCGAACCGTCGGGATGAAGAACTGCTCGATGTCGTGCCGGTGGATTCGAAGAAATGGTATGACATGCATCACGTCATTCAGCGGATCTTCGATAAAGGCCACTTTTTTGAGATCAAGCCGGACTTCGCCAAGAATATGATCACCGGCTTTGCCCGGTTAGACGGGCGATCGGTCGGTATCGTTGCCAATAATCCGAAACACAAGGCCGGCAGCATTGATATCAATGCTGCCGATAAAGAAGCCCGGTTTATTCGGTTTTGCGATTGCTTCAACATCCCCTTGATTTTTTTGGTGGACAATCCCGCCTATTTGCCGGGTGTGGATCAAGAAAGAGGAGGAATTATCCGCCATGGGGCGAAGGTGCTGCACGCCATCTCGGAGGCGACCGTCCCGAAGTTCACGGTCTACATTCGGAAAGCCTATGGCGGAGGAAACCCGGCGATGTGTGGTGAGCCTTTAGGGTCGGATTTGCTTTTGGCCTGGCCAACGACAGAGATGGGGTTGATGAATCCAGAGGGGGCGGTGAATATCATCTTTCGCAATGAAATCGCTGCGGCGAAAAATCCCGAGGAAGTTCGGGCCCGGCGGTTGGCCGAATATAAAGCCACCTTCGGCCGTTTCCCTTATCATGCTGCGGCGATGCGCTGGGTTGAAGAAATAATTGATCCAAGGGATACAAGACGTTTGCTCATTCAGGGACTTAAACTTTTTTCGAATAAGAAAGATGAAAGGCCCTGGAAAAAGCACGGCAATATTCCCCTTTAG